One genomic segment of Ricinus communis isolate WT05 ecotype wild-type chromosome 3, ASM1957865v1, whole genome shotgun sequence includes these proteins:
- the LOC8275885 gene encoding embryo-specific protein ATS3A produces the protein MVKLLSFLLIFVFFSIISPPATSVSPPQPHLLNSFQPKSIQAANARSCSYTVVVKTSCSSSSYTRDKISLAFGDSYGNEVYLKRLDDPSSGTFDRCSSDTFQISGPCTYGICYLYLLRRGSDGWKPESVKIYGPNTKTINFKYNTFLPNGVWYGFNLCRHASSSRSM, from the exons atggtcAAACTACTCTCTTTCCTGCTCATCTTTGTCTTCTTCTCCATAATTTCTCCACCTGCTACATCTGTCTCGCCTCCACAACCTCATCTTCTCAACTCCTTCCAGCCTAAATCTATTCAG GCTGCAAATGCAAGAAGCTGTTCTTACACAGTTGTAGTCAAGACTAGCTGCTCCTCTTCATCTTACACCAGAGACAAAATAAGTCTTGCATTCGGTGATTCCTATGGGAACGAG GTCTACTTGAAGAGGCTCGACGATCCATCGTCAGGGACTTTTGACAGGTGTTCATCTGATACATTTCAGATAAGTGGACCCTGCACATATGGTATCTGTTATCTGTACCTGCTTAGGCGAGGATCGGACGGTTGGAAGCCTGAGAGTGTGAAGATCTACGGTCCAAATACCAAGACTATTAACTTCAAATATAATACATTCCTTCCAAATGGAGTGTGGTATGGCTTTAATCTGTGTAGGCATGCGTCCTCATCTAGAAGTATGTAG
- the LOC8275884 gene encoding protein BUNDLE SHEATH DEFECTIVE 2, chloroplastic isoform X1: MVTTICFTTPVCSFVSPNRPAVVLGDSVAGKVLRVNKVFQSSKSSKFQSLEVKVSAGKATDSDKGTKPNSIVCADCDGNGALLCSQCKGTGVNSVDHFNGQFKAGGLCWLCRGKRDILCGNCNGAGFIGGFMSTFDD; this comes from the exons ATGGTAACTACCATATGCTTTACTACTCCTGTTTGCTCTTTTGTGTCTCCCAACAGACCAG CAGTAGTTCTTGGGGATTCAGTTGCTGGGAAGGTTCTTCGAGTGAACAAAGTTTTCCAAAGCTCTAAAAGTAGTAAATTTCAATCTTTGGAGGTTAAGGTGAGCGCTGGAAAG GCTACAGACAGTGATAAAGGCACTAAACCAAATAGCATAGTCTGTGCTGATTGTGATGGAAATG GTGCTCTATTGTGTTCCCAATGCAAAGGAACAGGAGTCAATTCTGTGGACCACTTCAATGGACAGTTTAAAGCAGGCGGATTATGCTGGCTTTGCAG AGGTAAACGGGACATTCTGTGTGGAAATTGTAATGGAGCTGGCTTTATTGGTGGCTTCATGAGCACTTTTGAtgattaa
- the LOC8275884 gene encoding protein BUNDLE SHEATH DEFECTIVE 2, chloroplastic isoform X2: MVTTICFTTPVCSFVSPNRPVVLGDSVAGKVLRVNKVFQSSKSSKFQSLEVKVSAGKATDSDKGTKPNSIVCADCDGNGALLCSQCKGTGVNSVDHFNGQFKAGGLCWLCRGKRDILCGNCNGAGFIGGFMSTFDD; encoded by the exons ATGGTAACTACCATATGCTTTACTACTCCTGTTTGCTCTTTTGTGTCTCCCAACAGACCAG TAGTTCTTGGGGATTCAGTTGCTGGGAAGGTTCTTCGAGTGAACAAAGTTTTCCAAAGCTCTAAAAGTAGTAAATTTCAATCTTTGGAGGTTAAGGTGAGCGCTGGAAAG GCTACAGACAGTGATAAAGGCACTAAACCAAATAGCATAGTCTGTGCTGATTGTGATGGAAATG GTGCTCTATTGTGTTCCCAATGCAAAGGAACAGGAGTCAATTCTGTGGACCACTTCAATGGACAGTTTAAAGCAGGCGGATTATGCTGGCTTTGCAG AGGTAAACGGGACATTCTGTGTGGAAATTGTAATGGAGCTGGCTTTATTGGTGGCTTCATGAGCACTTTTGAtgattaa
- the LOC8275884 gene encoding protein BUNDLE SHEATH DEFECTIVE 2, chloroplastic isoform X4, producing the protein MVTTICFTTPVCSFVSPNRPVVLGDSVAGKVLRVNKVFQSSKSSKFQSLEVKATDSDKGTKPNSIVCADCDGNGALLCSQCKGTGVNSVDHFNGQFKAGGLCWLCRGKRDILCGNCNGAGFIGGFMSTFDD; encoded by the exons ATGGTAACTACCATATGCTTTACTACTCCTGTTTGCTCTTTTGTGTCTCCCAACAGACCAG TAGTTCTTGGGGATTCAGTTGCTGGGAAGGTTCTTCGAGTGAACAAAGTTTTCCAAAGCTCTAAAAGTAGTAAATTTCAATCTTTGGAGGTTAAG GCTACAGACAGTGATAAAGGCACTAAACCAAATAGCATAGTCTGTGCTGATTGTGATGGAAATG GTGCTCTATTGTGTTCCCAATGCAAAGGAACAGGAGTCAATTCTGTGGACCACTTCAATGGACAGTTTAAAGCAGGCGGATTATGCTGGCTTTGCAG AGGTAAACGGGACATTCTGTGTGGAAATTGTAATGGAGCTGGCTTTATTGGTGGCTTCATGAGCACTTTTGAtgattaa
- the LOC8275884 gene encoding protein BUNDLE SHEATH DEFECTIVE 2, chloroplastic isoform X3: MVTTICFTTPVCSFVSPNRPAVVLGDSVAGKVLRVNKVFQSSKSSKFQSLEVKATDSDKGTKPNSIVCADCDGNGALLCSQCKGTGVNSVDHFNGQFKAGGLCWLCRGKRDILCGNCNGAGFIGGFMSTFDD, from the exons ATGGTAACTACCATATGCTTTACTACTCCTGTTTGCTCTTTTGTGTCTCCCAACAGACCAG CAGTAGTTCTTGGGGATTCAGTTGCTGGGAAGGTTCTTCGAGTGAACAAAGTTTTCCAAAGCTCTAAAAGTAGTAAATTTCAATCTTTGGAGGTTAAG GCTACAGACAGTGATAAAGGCACTAAACCAAATAGCATAGTCTGTGCTGATTGTGATGGAAATG GTGCTCTATTGTGTTCCCAATGCAAAGGAACAGGAGTCAATTCTGTGGACCACTTCAATGGACAGTTTAAAGCAGGCGGATTATGCTGGCTTTGCAG AGGTAAACGGGACATTCTGTGTGGAAATTGTAATGGAGCTGGCTTTATTGGTGGCTTCATGAGCACTTTTGAtgattaa
- the LOC8275883 gene encoding uncharacterized protein LOC8275883 isoform X1: protein MATALLSTASFLPSQIYADREVTGLLVNLKSSFYGKVIHNRSLLSREVGRTHGGRVVIVSVLGRKAQKRETVIPEPDYRIPVVLIGLAGGLAYSNNLLPAAPVGLLGLLLLFQTTRVRFVFDDEALEVKVGDQLEESGENVFVGGKNRWKYSTFVNWELWWPNFPILVYFKESQTKPEGQVHFFPVIFNGKQLYDVMVERAGPSKTSGPKQS, encoded by the exons ATGGCTACTGCTCTGCTATCCACTGCTAGCTTTCTCCCTTCACAAA TTTATGCAGATAGGGAAGTGACTGGACTTCTAGTGAACTTGAAGAGTTCTTTCTATGGCAAAGTGATACATAATCGAAGTCTTTTGAGTAGAGAAGTTGGCAGAACCCACGGAGGCCGAGTTGTGATTGTCTCAGTG CTTGGAAGGAAGGCACAAAAGAGAGAGACAGTTATTCCTGAACCGGATTACCGAATACCAGTTGTCTTAATCG GTTTAGCTGGTGGATTGGCATATTCCAATAATCTGTTACCAGCAGCACCAGTTGGTCTCCTTGGATTGCTCTTATTGTTCCAG aCAACAAGAGTGAGATTTGTCTTTGATGATGAGGCTCTG GAGGTCAAAGTAGGAGACCAGCTTGAGGAATCAGGTGAAAATGTATTCGTAGGTGGAAAAAACCGTTGGAA GTATTCAACATTTGTGAATTGGGAACTATGGTGGCCAAATTTCCCTATTCTGGTGTATTTTAAAGAGAGTCAAACAAAACCTGAAGGACAAGTACACTTCTTCCCAGTTATTTTT AATGGTAAGCAACTTTATGATGTTATGGTGGAGAGAGCTGGCCCCTCAAAAACCAGTGGACCAAAACAATCCTAA
- the LOC8275883 gene encoding uncharacterized protein LOC8275883 isoform X2 translates to MATALLSTASFLPSQNREVTGLLVNLKSSFYGKVIHNRSLLSREVGRTHGGRVVIVSVLGRKAQKRETVIPEPDYRIPVVLIGLAGGLAYSNNLLPAAPVGLLGLLLLFQTTRVRFVFDDEALEVKVGDQLEESGENVFVGGKNRWKYSTFVNWELWWPNFPILVYFKESQTKPEGQVHFFPVIFNGKQLYDVMVERAGPSKTSGPKQS, encoded by the exons ATGGCTACTGCTCTGCTATCCACTGCTAGCTTTCTCCCTTCACAAA ATAGGGAAGTGACTGGACTTCTAGTGAACTTGAAGAGTTCTTTCTATGGCAAAGTGATACATAATCGAAGTCTTTTGAGTAGAGAAGTTGGCAGAACCCACGGAGGCCGAGTTGTGATTGTCTCAGTG CTTGGAAGGAAGGCACAAAAGAGAGAGACAGTTATTCCTGAACCGGATTACCGAATACCAGTTGTCTTAATCG GTTTAGCTGGTGGATTGGCATATTCCAATAATCTGTTACCAGCAGCACCAGTTGGTCTCCTTGGATTGCTCTTATTGTTCCAG aCAACAAGAGTGAGATTTGTCTTTGATGATGAGGCTCTG GAGGTCAAAGTAGGAGACCAGCTTGAGGAATCAGGTGAAAATGTATTCGTAGGTGGAAAAAACCGTTGGAA GTATTCAACATTTGTGAATTGGGAACTATGGTGGCCAAATTTCCCTATTCTGGTGTATTTTAAAGAGAGTCAAACAAAACCTGAAGGACAAGTACACTTCTTCCCAGTTATTTTT AATGGTAAGCAACTTTATGATGTTATGGTGGAGAGAGCTGGCCCCTCAAAAACCAGTGGACCAAAACAATCCTAA